A DNA window from Cognatiyoonia koreensis contains the following coding sequences:
- a CDS encoding NAD(P)-dependent oxidoreductase, with translation MPTTSTPGIVAGRLSAEQIAEHFDDLHAPFAPHEAAVAADRCYFCHDAPCITACPTDIDIPLFIRQISTGTPEAAAKTIFDQNILGGMCARVCPTEDLCEQACVRELAEGKPVEIGRLQRYATDTLMARQGHPYNRADITGKKVAVVGAGPAGLSCAHRLAMHGHDVVIFDAEAKPGGLNEFGIAAYKSTDDFAAREVEWLMGIGGIRLETGKALGDALRLETLTEDYDAVFLGVGLGGVNALRADGDDKDGVQDAVSFIKTLRQSQDLTTLPVGRHVVVIGGGMTAIDAAVQSKLLGAESVTIAYRRGREGMSASRYEQDLAASNGVKLMFNVQPKAIHGNGSVAEIELEYTTDDGNQLRGTGETIRLPADQVFRAIGQTLTTDGGLELAGRKIAVTSTGRTSNPKVWAGGDCAAGGDDLTVTAVAEGRDAAMDIHASLSA, from the coding sequence ATGCCCACCACAAGCACGCCCGGAATTGTCGCAGGTCGCCTGAGTGCGGAACAGATCGCGGAACACTTCGATGATCTGCACGCGCCTTTTGCCCCGCATGAAGCCGCTGTCGCTGCAGATCGGTGTTACTTCTGCCACGACGCGCCCTGCATCACGGCCTGCCCGACGGATATCGATATTCCGCTGTTCATCCGGCAGATCAGCACCGGCACACCCGAAGCTGCGGCCAAGACCATCTTTGACCAGAATATCCTCGGCGGCATGTGCGCCCGCGTCTGCCCGACCGAAGACCTTTGCGAACAGGCCTGCGTGCGTGAACTGGCCGAAGGCAAGCCGGTCGAGATCGGGCGGCTGCAACGCTATGCGACTGACACCCTCATGGCGCGTCAGGGCCATCCCTACAATCGTGCCGACATCACAGGCAAGAAGGTTGCTGTGGTGGGCGCGGGTCCAGCCGGTCTGTCATGTGCACACCGGCTTGCGATGCACGGGCATGATGTCGTCATTTTTGATGCCGAGGCCAAACCGGGCGGCCTCAACGAATTCGGGATTGCAGCCTATAAGTCCACAGACGACTTTGCCGCACGCGAGGTCGAATGGCTGATGGGCATCGGGGGGATCAGGCTGGAAACCGGCAAGGCACTTGGCGATGCGCTGCGTCTTGAAACCCTGACGGAAGACTATGACGCCGTCTTCCTTGGCGTCGGACTGGGCGGTGTGAACGCCCTGCGCGCGGATGGGGATGACAAGGACGGCGTGCAGGATGCGGTCTCCTTCATCAAGACATTGCGACAGTCTCAGGACCTGACAACACTTCCGGTCGGGCGACATGTGGTCGTCATCGGCGGCGGTATGACTGCCATCGATGCGGCCGTGCAGTCAAAGCTTCTGGGTGCCGAAAGCGTCACGATCGCCTATCGCCGTGGCCGCGAAGGGATGAGCGCAAGCCGCTATGAACAGGACCTTGCCGCATCCAACGGCGTGAAGCTGATGTTCAATGTGCAGCCCAAGGCAATCCACGGAAACGGTAGCGTGGCCGAAATCGAGCTGGAATATACAACCGATGACGGCAACCAACTGCGCGGGACGGGCGAAACCATCCGCCTGCCAGCAGATCAGGTGTTCCGGGCCATTGGCCAGACCCTGACAACAGATGGCGGTCTGGAACTCGCCGGTCGCAAGATCGCGGTGACCTCGACTGGTCGGACCAGCAATCCGAAGGTCTGGGCTGGTGGTGATTGCGCCGCCGGTGGTGATGACCTGACTGTGACTGCCGTGGCCGAAGGGCGTGATGCGGCGATGGATATCCATGCAAGCCTGAGCGCCTGA
- a CDS encoding class II aldolase and adducin N-terminal domain-containing protein has product MNIAHNLTHWTERVDLAAAFRWTARLNMHEAVANHFSLAINDDGTRFLMNPNQMHFSRIKASDLIVVDANDPASLEGPNAPDPTAWGLHGGLHRLVPHARCAMHVHSIFATVLASLKDSFLPPIDQNCCTFFNRCIIDEGYGGLAFEDEGARCATMFTDPKKKVMIMGNHGVLVIGQTVAETFNRMYYFERACETYIRALQTGQPLRVLPDDIAEKTARELEIYPEQDARHLSELKALLDEEGSNYAN; this is encoded by the coding sequence ATGAACATTGCCCACAATCTCACGCACTGGACCGAACGGGTTGATCTGGCGGCAGCGTTCCGCTGGACCGCACGGCTGAACATGCACGAAGCGGTGGCAAACCACTTTTCGCTCGCGATCAACGATGACGGCACGCGGTTCCTCATGAACCCGAACCAGATGCATTTCAGCCGGATCAAGGCATCAGATCTGATTGTCGTGGATGCCAATGATCCCGCATCGCTGGAAGGCCCCAACGCGCCGGACCCGACTGCATGGGGCCTGCATGGCGGCTTGCACCGTCTGGTTCCGCATGCCCGCTGCGCCATGCACGTGCATTCGATCTTTGCGACGGTGTTGGCCAGTCTCAAGGACAGTTTCCTGCCGCCGATCGACCAGAACTGCTGCACGTTTTTCAACCGCTGCATTATCGATGAAGGCTATGGTGGACTTGCCTTCGAAGACGAGGGGGCCCGCTGCGCCACGATGTTCACCGACCCGAAAAAAAAGGTGATGATCATGGGCAATCACGGCGTTCTGGTCATCGGCCAGACAGTCGCCGAGACATTCAACCGGATGTATTATTTCGAACGCGCTTGCGAGACTTATATCCGCGCCCTGCAAACGGGTCAGCCGCTGCGCGTTTTGCCCGACGATATTGCGGAAAAGACAGCCCGTGAACTGGAAATCTATCCCGAACAGGACGCCCGCCATCTTTCCGAACTCAAGGCACTGCTGGATGAAGAGGGAAGCAATTATGCCAACTGA
- the preA gene encoding NAD-dependent dihydropyrimidine dehydrogenase subunit PreA produces MADLTTDFLGIKSPNPFWLASAPPTDKEYNVRRAFEAGWGGVVWKTLGAEGPPVVNVNGPRYGAIYGADRRLLGLNNIELITDRPLEINLEEITRVKADYPDRAMIVSIMVPCEEDAWKTILPRVAATGADGIELNFGCPHGMSERGMGAAVGQVPEYIEMVTRWCKQYYDKPVIVKLTPNITDVRKPAAAAMRGGADAVSLINTINSITNVNLDTMSPEPSIDGKGSHGGYCGPAVKPIAMSMVSEIARNPETHGLPISGIGGITTWRDAAEFMALGCGNVQVCTAAMTYGFKIVQEMISGLSLWMDEKGYASTSDFVGMAVPNVTDWQYLNLNYVAKAKINQDSCISCGRCYAACEDTSHQAIAMSEDRTFSVIDAECVACNLCVDVCPVEGCITMEPMTPGEVDPRTGKVVEKEYANWTTHPNNPGAVAAE; encoded by the coding sequence ATGGCCGATCTGACGACAGATTTTCTGGGGATCAAATCCCCCAATCCGTTCTGGCTGGCCTCTGCGCCACCAACAGACAAGGAATACAACGTCCGCCGCGCGTTCGAGGCCGGATGGGGCGGTGTCGTCTGGAAAACGCTCGGGGCCGAGGGGCCGCCCGTCGTCAATGTGAACGGCCCGCGCTATGGCGCGATCTACGGTGCGGACCGGCGCTTGCTTGGTCTCAACAACATCGAATTGATCACCGACCGCCCTCTGGAAATTAACCTCGAAGAAATCACCCGCGTCAAAGCCGACTATCCCGATCGGGCGATGATTGTGTCGATCATGGTCCCTTGCGAGGAAGACGCATGGAAGACGATCCTTCCGCGCGTTGCTGCTACGGGTGCCGATGGCATCGAACTGAATTTCGGCTGCCCACATGGCATGTCAGAACGGGGCATGGGCGCGGCCGTCGGGCAGGTTCCCGAATATATCGAAATGGTGACACGCTGGTGCAAGCAATACTACGACAAGCCCGTCATCGTGAAGCTGACCCCGAACATCACGGACGTGCGCAAACCCGCAGCAGCGGCAATGCGGGGCGGGGCGGATGCCGTGTCATTGATCAATACGATCAATTCGATCACGAACGTCAATCTGGACACGATGTCCCCTGAACCGTCGATCGACGGCAAGGGTTCGCACGGCGGCTATTGCGGCCCAGCAGTCAAACCGATCGCGATGTCCATGGTCAGTGAAATCGCGCGCAACCCCGAAACGCATGGCTTGCCGATCAGCGGCATCGGCGGAATTACGACATGGCGGGACGCGGCGGAGTTTATGGCGCTGGGCTGTGGCAACGTGCAGGTCTGCACAGCGGCAATGACTTACGGTTTCAAGATCGTACAAGAAATGATCAGCGGTTTGTCACTATGGATGGACGAAAAAGGCTATGCGTCGACCAGCGATTTCGTGGGGATGGCTGTTCCGAACGTCACAGACTGGCAGTATCTGAACCTGAACTACGTCGCCAAGGCAAAGATCAATCAGGACAGCTGTATCTCCTGTGGTCGGTGCTATGCGGCCTGCGAAGATACGAGCCATCAGGCGATTGCCATGTCAGAGGATCGTACATTCAGCGTGATCGACGCAGAATGCGTGGCCTGCAACCTTTGTGTCGATGTCTGTCCGGTCGAGGGCTGCATCACGATGGAACCGATGACGCCGGGCGAGGTCGACCCCCGCACCGGCAAGGTTGTCGAGAAGGAATACGCCAACTGGACGACCCATCCCAACAACCCCGGCGCTGTCGCGGCAGAGTAA
- a CDS encoding Gfo/Idh/MocA family protein, whose protein sequence is MPTKIALVGIGEIARNQHDPSIRNSDAWELAATVSRSGSLKGVEAFTDMDAMLAARPDISVISLCLPPVPRFDYAKKAIAAGRHVMLEKPPGATLAEVHALQRLADDAGVVLFATWHSRMAKGVAAAKAFLSDKQIDNVHIDWQESVRKWHPGQTWIAQPGGMGVMDPGINALSIMTEVLPMAVHLTGATLRFPENWDTPIMADLTFTQDVTASFDWTREKDEQWEIHITAGSDQVTLIEGGNRCLINGEETSQTALDEYPALYARMSDLLANGTSDVDLSPMVHVSDAFTLGKRINIPAFDF, encoded by the coding sequence ATGCCAACCAAAATCGCACTCGTCGGGATCGGGGAAATCGCACGCAACCAGCATGACCCGTCCATTCGCAACAGCGACGCTTGGGAACTGGCTGCAACGGTCAGCCGGTCGGGATCCCTCAAAGGCGTAGAGGCGTTCACGGACATGGACGCGATGCTGGCTGCACGGCCGGACATTTCTGTTATATCGCTGTGCCTGCCACCGGTGCCACGCTTTGACTATGCAAAAAAAGCGATTGCGGCAGGGCGGCATGTGATGCTGGAAAAACCCCCCGGCGCGACATTGGCCGAAGTGCACGCACTACAGCGGCTGGCAGATGATGCGGGCGTGGTTCTGTTCGCCACGTGGCACAGCCGGATGGCAAAAGGGGTCGCTGCAGCCAAGGCGTTCCTGTCAGACAAGCAGATCGACAATGTTCACATCGACTGGCAGGAAAGCGTGCGCAAATGGCATCCAGGCCAGACGTGGATCGCACAACCGGGCGGGATGGGGGTCATGGACCCTGGGATCAATGCCCTGTCGATCATGACCGAAGTTTTGCCAATGGCGGTGCATCTGACAGGGGCGACGCTCAGGTTTCCTGAAAACTGGGACACGCCGATCATGGCGGACCTGACGTTCACGCAGGATGTCACGGCTTCTTTCGACTGGACGCGGGAGAAAGACGAACAATGGGAAATTCACATCACCGCGGGATCGGATCAGGTGACGCTGATCGAAGGCGGAAACCGCTGTTTGATCAACGGGGAAGAGACGTCGCAGACGGCGCTTGATGAATATCCGGCGCTTTACGCGCGCATGTCCGATTTGCTGGCAAATGGAACGTCCGATGTGGATCTCTCACCCATGGTGCATGTGTCGGATGCGTTCACCTTGGGCAAACGGATCAATATTCCGGCGTTCGATTTCTGA